The DNA window aaagtttatttaacagtatattaaaatagtatgagtataatgaagtttgaaacacaaaatcaaaaaaaaaaaaaaaaaaatagaaatgaaatttgaatttcccgactcGCCGGCAACGTAcccacgcaccgacgtcactggaaactcccctggtgactcatcgtgtgcagaagacgctggaggaagaaggaagtctacatcacaggtagactgccaccacatgcttagacggaagcacgcaccgttaccatTGACAACCGCATGTATGTTTCAGCTTcattaatactgtctgtgtcacccactgtagagttggtttgccttggtctaGGTTGCTGTGTAAAAATCCAAGTTATTAGTTGAGTCACTGGTCTCCCTGCAGTGCCTAATGTGTCAGTGTCATTGTCtctagcaacaagatggtatcagtgaaagctccctctgctaggcttacatggctttttctatgccaaccacagttgtgggactaataggaccatccaatgacagcaagGTGTGGGCTGTCTGAGGAGCTATAACCACATGTATTAtgatgcttgtagacactcccaagaggcccttgttctagctattattaatatttccataagtacaggttttatcaACTGcaaacccccagattattaatcaccacaagaaaggagttcacagagaccaaactaggcatgtctgggacttatggttcaccagaacagacTAAATATGgcttccaggctttcctgaggcctaggagactagttcttagactcaaaatgctcaccataatggtCCAACTACAAATCAAACTACTACTTTTTACCGGacagtatattagaaatataaagattaataaatgggtttcagaatacatctcagagtcAAATCAGAGAACCACTATGCTAGCATTTtttgagttttatgacacctggagacacaaaactccaacttttacaatgggtgttgtaaactagagggtctggaaggatgctggttgtcagatcaataaATATCCGATAAATGGGAAATTTATCACCCTGGTCTGGTATATTTTCAAACAAAGACCAAAAACCTTTACATTTAATAAGAGATCAGGAATTATTGTTATCCCCAATATAACAGGCACATGGAGACACAAAACCAGGTCCATACAGGTACCAGGTATGTATGGATTAAGCTGAGTGAAGAAACATTGGTATCTATTCTTGTTCTCTCCAATGATTGATTGTTTGAAGGTTATTGGAGTGATATATTTTTGTGatgtattttttgatatattttttgtgatatatatgtatatatatttttatatatatatatatatatatatatttattataatgtggAGCATGTTGAAAAAGTGGACCATGTTCTGCAAATCAGCAAATCAGGAAACAATACCATATAATTCAGTCTTGAGTATTTTGCCCAAGCATGTGGATGATGTAGATGGGATTTATAAATTCCTGCAAATTAGTGGATTActgaaatgtacaatttattataGGTGGGTGGGTTCATCACTATTACATAAGTCATTTATGCATTTTGTTGTTCCAATATTGTACTTTAAGACCTTGtttttcagaatctttttattgtggtattaatatattccttttttgagCTCACTCATAATGATGCCATGTATTTTGAAGTGCTTACATTATATTCCATTAAGGATCAGATGGTAAATtgctttatatattattgttattgggAATGGTGTCATGTCTTTTGCTATGGTATTGCCACAAAAACTAAATTTCCTAGTGCGAGTTTAAGACATCGCTCACAGATGGTATTATAATACGgtagaaaaagaagcaaaactTTCAAGTCAAAAATCATATCTTGGCCATATTTATGCACAATTTGTCTTTTCCATGTGGTACCATATGTATCTCATCATGACTAAAATTAAACCAAGACTCATGTCCCCATTACAGAAGgaaagtaaatctgtaaaaaaaaagtaaatctgtaaaataGTGGTAACTCATGACTTTTCTTAAGCCTTGTGACTGTCCAATCTTGCCATTATTTTACTACTTATTTGAacacaatgacttttttttacatttttcacttggGATAcatgtcaatataaaaaaaacagacatttgctgacatcaaaaaagaaacattttgaggTATCTACTGACTTGAGAACAATTACAGACAAtggaataaatacattaaattcaGCAGCTCTACACAAATGTGGAATGCCATTTGGGACttacaataaagaaaagtaaagtttCCTGGTTATACTTCATAAAACTATGAAACATTGACTtgacatgtatgtatataaaattactacatctagtttaataaaaaaataatctgtttgaAGAGGAAACAGGaatttcatttaattaattttaactgGAGACGAGCTGATAAGGGAGGAATGGGAGAAGGTGTCACCCTAAAATACTGCAATAATTACAACAGTTTACTcactgaactccaagcaaactaCTTTATCACTGACAGAGGGGAGCATATAATTGTTCATTATACAGTAGGTGAAGCTGATTCAGGTAACCAAAAACATTCTGGTTGCTGGATATTCATGtttacatgaaaacatttatacctGAGCAGTgattttgtctccttttttttataaaacaattcagccaacatataaatataaagtttgcaattatttatacaaaaataagttaGTCTTTTTCATACTGAATAAAATACAGGCAAGTCTTTGGCAAAATAGCCTTGTTTGTTACAGTTAGTCTACGTAGGCACCTTTATAGATTATGTCCATTGAGCTCTCAATGGTTGTTGAAGTCAGTCTCGTTTTCAAACTCCCCTTCATGAACTGGAAGGTTTATCTGAATTGCTCCCCTGAGGTTCGCCCAAAAAAGTCCTTGTTTGGCTTTCTCCTTTGGCCATTCCAAGTACGTCCTTTGCTTCATTAGAGcttttaatttactgtatttcTTGGGAATAAGATATTGGGGAATAGGTTCCAATAAAATAAGTATTAGATTGTCAGAATTCTTGCCAAATAAGGAGTGTTCTGCAAAACATAATTCATAATGACACCATTCACTTTGAAGGAAATTTGGAGAAAGGATAAAGATAGACTTGAAACTTTTCTCTATGCAGCAGATAATGTTGTCAATAATTGCTTTACCTGGAACAAAGTCTCTTTCATGGAGACATAGTCTTATTGCGCCATCATCTTTCTCAAGGTTTGGCAATAAAAAGTTTCTTACCCAGCTgccatctttttggctatatgagATGAAGCCATGAAAATGTTTCGTTCTTTGGATCTCAGGTAAATTTTCCTGCTTTACTTTATGTTTTCTTCGAAGCCACTGGAAAATCATCTTCAGATACCAAGgtatatcaaaatatttacatgtgaaGAATACGAGCAATATCACAACCAATACTGAACTTATAATAATACCtattaaaaggtaaatattacatgATACTTCAGAAAGATGAAAGTCCTTAAGAATGATTCCTCTAAAATCTTCAGGATGTTCACATTTATAGGATGCTGGCCAACCCACCATTTCTCCTTTGAATACCTGGACAGAGCTAACAAATGCCCTTATTTCACAATTACAAACAAATTTGTTGTTTAGAGCACTTACTTTCTCTACATTACGACAGCTTTGCAAGAATTCAGCTGATGGAGAAAATATAACATTACTGTCAATATTTAGGACCATCAAATTCCCACCGATGTAGCTGCAATCTGGTATATTGCTCAGCTGGTTTAACGccagatttatttcttttaatgctGTTAACATTTTAAGgtctttagatacactttttacCTGGTTTCGGGAAAGATCCAGTATTTCAATACTGTTCGGCAGACATTTAAAAACTGAATCTGTTAACTTATTTTTAGACAAATTTAGGAACACCAGATTTTCTGACCATGCACAGTGACCATTCTGGTCATAATGCAACGAATTAAAACTCACATCTAGATGTTGCAGAAAATCCAAAGTTGAAGTCATTGAGCTCAAGCTTTGGAGCTTCTCTAATTTGTTATTATGTAAGTTAAGATATTGAAGAACTGGAAGAGATCTACATTGTTGAAAAACACCATCAGTAATTCCATTATTTGCAAGGTTTaaagactgaaaaatgctgggATATATAGGACAAACAAAGTAAGTGAGTTCTGCATTGGACAAAGTCATTTTCCGGACAAACATTTCTGAAAAGATGTTCAAAGGATGGTCACCAGAATATTCAAACACcagcaaaataacattttcaatgtgAAATGATTCTAGAGAACCTTCTGAGACATCAATGGATTCATATTCAAAATTTTCTATGATTGTGAGGTCATGGATAACAAGATGTTTAACTGAGGACTTCCAAAAGCCCCCGAGAACCAGTGCCATATGATTCCATGGCATTGTAATATCGCTAAGAATTAGAGTTGTTACATTTGAGGTTTTGGCAATCGAAGACAACAGATTCGATGGGCAGTCTGTACACATAAACTGAGAAATTTCCAGAGTTCTTGTGGTTGTAAAGACATCGttgaagaatgaaaaaatagTGATAAAGAGTTGTTGGGGTAAAATGATATGTAACTTTTCAGTCtttattgaccttagactaccaGGATAATATCCTTGCAATTCTTTAAGGTCTAGAAATATGCTTTTAAGCTCCAGGAGCGCAAtgtttgcaaaatcatttttccCAATCATTTTACTGCTTAATCCAAGGTGTTCCAATTTTGTCAAGGAGCCAAATTCCTGGCAGAGATACGTTGTTTTAAAGTTATTGTGGGACATAATCAAGCTTTTAATGCCTTTGATAAATGTAAGTGACCTACAGTCTATATTAAAGATTTTGTTGTGTGAGATGTCTAGATTTTCAAGAAGAGAATTAAACTGGAACACGGAAAAGTCTACTTCCTCTAGAAGGTTATAAGAGAGGTCCAACGTCTGTAAATTGGGGTATAATTTGAAATCACTTTCCCGAAGGCTGCTAATATTGCATTGACTCAAATATAGCTGCGTAACCAGAGACAGATTGGTGTGTTGTTGAGATCCAGTGCAAAATTTACCAAAGGTGCTGGGCAGAAACATGAATGTCAGGAGCAAAGATACACAGAATGCTTTATATGTGTTCATGTTCTGTATAATTATTCTTGTTCTTCTCTTTACTGTAACctgtgtgggaaaaaaaacagtcaagTGTTATTTCCTAAACTCTTTCTGTATCTGTATAACCCAGTAATACGTGGTATTAGAGTTAAAACAATAGCTGTGGGTAAACTATAATAGTCATGATTCTTTGGGACATGCTGGCAAAACTTCCTTGATCTCTTTACCCCTTCCCCCTTCTAAGATGGATTTCTTAACTCTGCTAATTCTACATGaccaaataattttattaggatCATTGACCAGTAGAACTGAACCAGAAATTCCAGTAAAAGCATTCTAAGAAGTATTGGaaaccaaaatataatttaactttaaagtatcttataaataaattatagaacATTTTTGCTTGCACTTATCGTAATCTATTTAAAGACTTcatagattgtaggctcttcggggcagggtcctctcctccttctgtgtctctgtatctgtctgtcatttgcaactcctatttaatgtactgtgctgcgtaatatgttggcgctaaataaatcctgttaattaatattattataatataataattttaataataataataataataataataatagtaaagctatttttcaggcagatataaaaccaCCAGGTAATACAGTAATTAATTAAATATAGTTAGTATAAATACATGAATTTTGTTTTGGTATCAACCTCCTGGAATCTCCTGTACAGCAGCACTCAGAACTGAAAAGGGAGGGGCGGCACTCTGAGCCAATCAAAGTCTGCTGCATGCACATATGGTTTTAATAGAGGGTAGAGATGAATCCTTTCAAGTAGGTTCATGTTCTGTACTGTAGAGGTAAGATCCATATGTTCTATTGCACTGGGTAGTCTCTAAAGGTCAGGTGGGATGGGAGACCCTGCTAGTAAAGTCTTGCTGAGAATCATTTGTGGTGCCACATTGTAGTGGAAAAtaacagatacatttaaaaagttaaaatttaaaaaagttaaaagagtAAAGTTAAGTTAAAAAGACTTAATATGCATTATGATGCATGACAATGTTTCAGCAGTGCCAGGATAGAGACTTCTGAATCCTGAGTTTATGTGTGAAATGGTATGCATACACTATACGTTCCTTGCTATATGGATGTTTTATTCATCTGCAGCTTAGTATGTGTATATCCTATTTTGTGGTGTTCAGTAGTTACTGCAGTCTTGCCTAGCAGGGCTTTTTCTTAATAAACTCACTTCTATGTCATTATTTCGCCAGCACAATATATCCTGAAGCCGAACCATCATTTTCACTTCCTTATCGTTTGGTATTATGCAAACTATGGGTGTGTTTGCTTAGTGTTCTATTAATTCTTTGTTCCTTGGGCAAtctgttttgagttttttttctttggtctaatgaaaatgtttgtagtttgcttgcttttatttattgttctttataaTTTAATTCACTCATTAAAAATGCCTTTTGACTTGTGATATGAATTGCAGAGACCACCTGTCAGTTTATTGCCATATTGTAAATAGGCCATGTGCAGACCCATTTGGAAGGAAGGCAGATCACAAAAACACATTGGCCCCCAATGTATAAGtaacttctaaaaaaaagaataaaatagatgAAACACCTACTAAAAGAAAGAGCAGCAAAGTTGGAAAGTACAGTGGCCGATATGACATCAGTAACTCTCTTGCGAGGGTCAGTATTTCTCTTTGCAGACCTGCTTACTCCTTGGAGAGAGCCTTTGGACCcaatacacatttcttttttagggatgagtgaacacctggaagtttgggttCGCCGGGATTCCGCTGAAcatcggctcaaagttcgggtttgggtacccaaaattgtaaagttcggtacggacccgaactttacagtttgggttcgctcaacactattctttttatgtatgtaaaaaataaagtgaaaagcaTCAAAATTTCTAAGTgcttaatttcatattttattaaaatccaaTGTTATCTAATTTTTTTGGACTGACTAAGTGTTACAACCTCTCTcagatttgtatttcttcctCTGTGGTCACCACATGTAAGAAAGGTAAAAACCATTCTTGGGTTCTTACATGCCTTCAATTTACACAGCGGATATCCATAAACATAGCAGCTGCCATTTTGTGTTATTGAAACTAATATAAAAACTCCACAAGCCCGTTTTCAAGGTAAATAGTGATTGGCATTCCCACTGGCTTATTGTTCTGGAAAGTCAAAAACCACCCTGATGACCACCAGGCAAGGGGAATGCTGACCATTATTTACCCTTATGACATAGCTGCTGTTGTAAATAATGGCTGTAAGCCCATTTTCAAGTTAAATAGCGGTCAGAGTTGCACTTTGGTGGGTGCAGACATAGCCGATCACCATCATTTACCTTGGGAATGGGCTTACAGCTGCTATTTACAATATTCAACATATTACAATACCAGCTGTGAGCTTCTAGCGAATACGCACAGTGCTGTATAGAATAATGAGTATAACAAGTTACGTTTAATAagttatttgtttgcttttgttataACCGAACTGAATGTCAGATGGGGTCCAAAAAACTAACAACGCTAACCTAACAAAAACTAACCTAACAACAAAAACAAGTGTTGgctggatccagcaaacctggaatggatttcttaaaagtaatttgatatttgttagcaaatgttatttttcctggatgagatccattccaggtttactgatgaaagtgtatcctctccaatcttggagagctttaagaaatcaggcccaatgacacacTTAGGAGATGGCACTGTTAATTGTAACAAGTGCTTGTTATTAACCTGTGGAACTAGTACCTAATGGTACCCTATCCCGACCCCTTACTAATATTTCAGCTCTGTCTGACTACAATCCTGACCTGGGATAATATTTCTTAACAATTTTTCTATACTataccttttatcattaaaaagccatcCTCTAGCTCCACTCAAATTATTCTGCATAGAATGAGATAAtgtaatcagtctgctgcagggaTAACGAATCATATCCTCAGTCTCCTCTTGCCATTGATCACACCACAGTATTGTTACAAGGTTGAAGCCTTGATGGGGTGGTATCTCTGTTTAGTCATTTTAGGATGACTTTAGATAATTCCTGAACAAAGATTGTAGTgtctttctaaaaacaaaaagacagtATTCCAGAGACGTCTATTTTCTCAggtaaagcaggactaaaccaagaaattaaaaaattgtgacctggCAATCTGGTTCcttacccccctccccttttttctaTTGTTGTCTACACCCCTTAAACGTCTTAACTCTATAAAgatgtattgaaacaaaaaaattgtgaccagacagttccttttattgcagaagggacaggcaatgtttcaTCTGCTAAACAATAACCTTACCTatttggttgcaatttttttattgcattcaccTGCCCGTGGTTTATTGCAGTTGCCACCatcctctttctttttctggccTCTTAGGCCTTTTTATTGACCTTGTTGGGAAGCACCGGCATGCCTATGCGGATATGGCGAAGCTAGAATGCACCTAATCTACAGGTTAAGATATACTTTAGAATGCTGGATGTGTTGCAGACCTTATCTTCTCAGCACCTAAATTGCTCAGCACTCATAGCAAAAGAGTTACAAAGTTCTAATAAATCCACCAGCACAT is part of the Pyxicephalus adspersus chromosome 3, UCB_Pads_2.0, whole genome shotgun sequence genome and encodes:
- the LOC140327126 gene encoding toll-like receptor 1, with translation MFRFPAVMTCIQVTVKRRTRIIIQNMNTYKAFCVSLLLTFMFLPSTFGKFCTGSQQHTNLSLVTQLYLSQCNISSLRESDFKLYPNLQTLDLSYNLLEEVDFSVFQFNSLLENLDISHNKIFNIDCRSLTFIKGIKSLIMSHNNFKTTYLCQEFGSLTKLEHLGLSSKMIGKNDFANIALLELKSIFLDLKELQGYYPGSLRSIKTEKLHIILPQQLFITIFSFFNDVFTTTRTLEISQFMCTDCPSNLLSSIAKTSNVTTLILSDITMPWNHMALVLGGFWKSSVKHLVIHDLTIIENFEYESIDVSEGSLESFHIENVILLVFEYSGDHPLNIFSEMFVRKMTLSNAELTYFVCPIYPSIFQSLNLANNGITDGVFQQCRSLPVLQYLNLHNNKLEKLQSLSSMTSTLDFLQHLDVSFNSLHYDQNGHCAWSENLVFLNLSKNKLTDSVFKCLPNSIEILDLSRNQVKSVSKDLKMLTALKEINLALNQLSNIPDCSYIGGNLMVLNIDSNVIFSPSAEFLQSCRNVEKVSALNNKFVCNCEIRAFVSSVQVFKGEMVGWPASYKCEHPEDFRGIILKDFHLSEVSCNIYLLIGIIISSVLVVILLVFFTCKYFDIPWYLKMIFQWLRRKHKVKQENLPEIQRTKHFHGFISYSQKDGSWVRNFLLPNLEKDDGAIRLCLHERDFVPGKAIIDNIICCIEKSFKSIFILSPNFLQSEWCHYELCFAEHSLFGKNSDNLILILLEPIPQYLIPKKYSKLKALMKQRTYLEWPKEKAKQGLFWANLRGAIQINLPVHEGEFENETDFNNH